The following proteins are encoded in a genomic region of Coffea eugenioides isolate CCC68of chromosome 6, Ceug_1.0, whole genome shotgun sequence:
- the LOC113773153 gene encoding 39S ribosomal protein L47, mitochondrial-like yields the protein MSAIRAIGRALFAAVKADTSSASSAAAAAASTARTKHNPLEDFFEADRSSDDDKPVVYGRGWKASELCLKSWDDPQKLWFVLLKEKNMLMTQRQMLHAQNLRFANPEHISKVRKSMCRIKHVLTERAIEEPDPRRSAEMKRMINAL from the exons ATGTCTGCAATCAGAGCAATTGGTAGGGCGCTTTTTGCTGCAGTCAAGGCTGACACTTCATCCGCATCTTCTGCAGCTGCAGCTGCTGCTTCCACTGCTAGGACTAAACATAACCCTCTTGAGGATTTCTTCGAGGCTGACAGAAGTTCAGATGACGACAAGCCTGTTGTATATG GTAGGGGCTGGAAAGCTTCTGAATTGTGCCTTAAATCATGGGATGATCCTCAGAAGTTATGGTTTGTTCTATTAAAGGAGAAAAACATGTTGATGACCCAACGCCAGATGCTTCATGCTCAGAACCTACGTTTTGCAAATCCAGAACATATCTCCAAG GTAAGGAAATCGATGTGCCGAATAAAGCATGTACTGACTGAGAGAGCAATTGAAGAACCAGATCCAAGGAGGTCAGCGGAGATGAAAAGAATGATAAATGCTCTTTAA